A single Cryomorphaceae bacterium DNA region contains:
- the mqnE gene encoding aminofutalosine synthase MqnE: MKQPASIEAILKAPLDSDLKTIAEKVKAKERITFDEGVLLFEKGDLGYLGALANFIREERHGNYTYFNRNFHVEPTNICVFDCKFCAYSRLLKHKSEGWEMSEEEILEKVRSYDGQPITEVHIVGGVHPKMGLHYFASLIQKVKEIRPDIHVKAFTAVELEYMCRKAKVSYEEGLRILKEHGQDSLPGGGAEIFDEEIRNIICADKCSSAQWLEIHETAHKLGMPSNATLLYGHIEKFEHRVDHMNRLRELQDRTGGFNTFIPLKFRNGDNQMSDVPEVTMIEDLKMYAVGRIYMDNFPHVKAYWPMIGRKTAQLTLGFGVNDIDGTIDDSTKIYSMAGAEEQTPAMTTGQLVSLIKDAGRHPIERDTVYNHIKDYLEYDVEDLREQALSN, from the coding sequence ATGAAACAGCCCGCAAGTATTGAGGCCATTCTCAAGGCCCCGCTAGATTCCGATTTGAAAACCATCGCCGAAAAAGTGAAAGCCAAAGAGCGCATCACTTTTGACGAAGGAGTACTCCTATTTGAAAAAGGTGACTTGGGCTATTTGGGCGCCTTGGCGAACTTCATCCGAGAAGAGCGTCACGGAAACTACACCTACTTCAACCGCAATTTCCACGTAGAGCCGACGAATATCTGCGTATTCGACTGTAAGTTTTGTGCCTATAGCCGTTTGCTGAAGCACAAAAGCGAAGGGTGGGAAATGAGCGAAGAAGAAATTCTGGAAAAAGTGCGCTCCTACGATGGTCAGCCCATCACCGAGGTGCACATCGTTGGAGGGGTACATCCAAAAATGGGTCTGCACTACTTCGCTTCCCTCATCCAAAAAGTGAAGGAAATTCGGCCCGATATCCATGTCAAGGCCTTTACCGCTGTGGAATTGGAATACATGTGCCGGAAGGCCAAGGTCAGCTATGAAGAAGGCCTGCGCATTTTGAAGGAGCACGGACAAGATAGCCTTCCAGGAGGAGGAGCAGAGATTTTTGACGAAGAAATTCGCAACATCATATGTGCGGACAAGTGCAGCAGCGCTCAGTGGTTGGAGATCCACGAAACCGCGCATAAGTTGGGCATGCCCTCCAATGCCACCCTACTCTACGGACACATCGAAAAGTTCGAGCATCGGGTAGACCACATGAACCGCCTGAGGGAATTGCAGGATCGCACCGGTGGATTTAACACCTTTATTCCGCTCAAATTCCGCAACGGAGACAATCAGATGAGCGATGTTCCTGAGGTAACCATGATTGAAGACCTCAAGATGTATGCGGTTGGGCGCATCTATATGGATAACTTCCCTCATGTTAAGGCCTATTGGCCTATGATCGGCCGTAAGACCGCTCAGCTCACACTCGGTTTTGGTGTCAACGACATCGATGGAACTATTGATGACAGCACCAAAATATACTCTATGGCGGGTGCTGAAGAGCAAACTCCGGCCATGACTACCGGCCAGCTGGTGAGCCTAATCAAGGATGCAGGTCGTCACCCGATCGAACGCGATACGGTGTACAACCACATTAAGGACTACTTGGAATATGACGTTGAGGACTTGCGCGAGCAAGCCTTGTCCAATTAA